In the Festucalex cinctus isolate MCC-2025b chromosome 10, RoL_Fcin_1.0, whole genome shotgun sequence genome, one interval contains:
- the foxq2 gene encoding forkhead box Q2 has protein sequence MSGSYLTPEMTTEDRNGRERLGLSFTIDYLLFNKGAKDSAGEQTAEQTSLDRHKPKKVVAVQERSAETGERDFRGEEGDGERREEGEEEVTTTTTATSDEKPNQSYIALISKAILASEQKKLLLCDIYQWIMDHYPYFKSKDKNWRNSVRHNLSLNDCFIKAGRSENGKGHFWAVHPANYKDFSNGDYHCRRTRRRVRRAAGQLPLSPLGSPYQLARHQRAACWCCPQIHALPLTCLAPRLYWPWSSVQVPGFHPGLHVSGP, from the exons ATGAGTGGCAGTTATTTAACACCGGAGATGACGACGGAGGACAGGAATGGCCGAGAGCGACTTGGACTGAGCTTCACCATCGACTACCTCCTGTTCAATAAGGGAGCCAAAGATTCCGCGGGGGAACAGACGGCCGAGCAGACGTCGCTGGATCGTCACAAACCCAAAAAGGTGGTCGCCGTACAGGAGAGGTCAGCAGAGACCGGAGAAAGGGACTTCAGAGGAGAGGAGGGGGATGGAGAGCGAcgagaggagggggaggaggaggtgaCCACTACCACAACCGCCACGTCCGACGAAAAGCCCAACCAGTCGTACATCGCGCTTATCTCCAAGGCCATCCTGGCGTCGGAGCAGAAGAAGCTGCTGCTGTGCGACATCTACCAGTGGATCATGGACCACTACCCTTACTTCAAGAGCAAG GATAAAAACTGGAGAAACAGCGTGCGCCATAACCTGTCCCTCAACGACTGCTTCATCAAAGCCGGACGGAGCGAAAACGGCAAGGGCCACTTCTGGGCCGTGCACCCGGCAAACTACAAGGACTTTTCCAACGGGGACTACCACTGCCGGAGGACGCGACGGAGGGTCCGCAGGGCGGCCGGTCAGCTCCCGCTCTCGCCCCTCGGCTCGCCATACCAACTCGCCCGCCACCAGCGGGCGGCCTGCTGGTGCTGCCCACAAATCCACGCACTCCCTTTGACCTGTTTGGCCCCCAGACTCTACTGGCCTTGGTCCAGTGTCCAAGTGCCAGGATTTCACCCTGGCCTGCACGTCTCTGGACCTTAA